The proteins below are encoded in one region of Ereboglobus luteus:
- a CDS encoding aldose epimerase family protein, whose amino-acid sequence MKIQKLRAIAGVAFATLITAAASPAAQPSVTMTSFGTLRDGRAAQLYTLTNIQGSKVAITNYGGIVVRVIVPDREGNFADVVLGYNDVSDYTKDSPYFGALIGRYGNRIAKGRFTLDGRTYKLATNNDPGGLPCSLHGGNAGFDKALWDATPVAEKDATGLRLHYVSKDGEEGYPGNLDVTVTYWLTDKNELRIEYAATTDKATPVNLTNHSYFNLRGEGTGNILGHVLTLNASTYTPVDKGLIPTGEIAPVAGTPFDFTTPHGIGERIGQKHEQLTFGGGYDHNWILDRGNAGARVLVKAAEVFEPVTGRVLEVLTTEPAIQFYCGNFLGGANIGKSRRPYEKHSGFCLETQHSPDSPNQPRFPSTILRPGTRYETTTTFRFSTR is encoded by the coding sequence ATGAAAATACAAAAACTTCGCGCCATTGCCGGTGTTGCATTTGCCACGCTCATCACGGCAGCCGCATCGCCCGCCGCGCAACCAAGCGTCACCATGACATCATTTGGCACTCTTCGCGACGGCCGTGCCGCTCAACTCTACACACTCACCAACATCCAAGGATCCAAGGTCGCCATCACCAACTACGGCGGCATCGTGGTGCGCGTTATTGTTCCGGACCGCGAAGGCAATTTCGCCGACGTTGTCCTCGGCTACAACGATGTCTCCGACTACACAAAGGACTCGCCCTATTTTGGCGCGCTCATCGGCCGCTATGGCAACCGCATCGCGAAAGGCCGGTTCACTCTCGACGGACGGACATACAAACTTGCCACGAACAACGATCCCGGCGGTCTCCCGTGCTCGCTTCACGGCGGCAACGCCGGTTTCGACAAAGCGCTCTGGGATGCCACGCCCGTCGCTGAAAAAGACGCCACCGGCCTCCGCCTCCACTACGTGAGCAAGGACGGCGAGGAGGGTTATCCCGGCAACCTCGACGTGACCGTGACCTACTGGCTTACCGACAAAAACGAACTCCGCATCGAATACGCCGCCACGACCGACAAAGCCACGCCCGTCAACCTCACCAACCATTCCTACTTCAACCTTCGCGGCGAGGGAACCGGCAACATTCTGGGCCACGTCCTCACACTCAACGCCTCGACCTACACACCCGTTGACAAAGGCCTGATCCCGACTGGCGAAATCGCGCCCGTCGCCGGCACGCCCTTTGATTTCACCACGCCGCACGGCATTGGCGAACGCATCGGGCAAAAGCACGAACAACTTACCTTCGGCGGCGGTTACGACCACAACTGGATTCTCGACCGTGGCAACGCCGGGGCTCGCGTCCTCGTAAAAGCCGCCGAAGTTTTCGAGCCCGTCACCGGACGCGTGCTTGAGGTGCTCACCACCGAGCCCGCGATTCAGTTTTACTGCGGCAACTTTCTCGGGGGGGCAAACATCGGCAAAAGCCGTCGCCCCTACGAAAAACACAGCGGCTTCTGTCTTGAGACGCAGCACTCGCCCGACTCGCCGAACCAGCCCCGTTTTCCAAGCACAATCCTCCGCCCCGGAACCCGCTACGAAACCACGACAACGTTTCGCTTCTCCACGCGATGA
- a CDS encoding cellulase family glycosylhydrolase: protein MELTKFSSNAGRLLIKSSRALLAVVLMAGFARADSLNFLSNPEPGRLVATFDFDGEAPSPVKIHSQYARITDGADSIDGSKALVARVVEDSSKWTVCFEVKPGLMKPYHYYRVSFDYKLLEPVAEKAHPYFYTKPRNLDGRQTAPTIDGPVHVVLRKVYEVVPASSDGGQFALGIRGRGAVAVDNIRIEELPKLDTSVPTVIDQDASWKNFAGVCTHMTRMSFYKTEKEVLALLDRMQALGVGWLRTDFAWRNLFPDSFDTHDAEFMRRIEFVVDETNRRGMRIVAILSAPPRWASTHPNARSTLQYPAKNMADYERYVRFMAEKFKGRIHVWEIGNEPNWYKFWLAPFSDYLDQLHAGSRVLRAVDTQNYILNGGLAATGFVGMWGANVSALSDLLEPRNAATYDALSVHAYPSHPDEWLYMVNNITALMREKGVDKRVWVTETGYPVANKVTEQGQADFMEALFLKLAAHPQIDAVFIYNARCKIPPENEFERGLGILNTDLTPRPSYDRLRQIFSKPVPAKKPELGVKKISKLP from the coding sequence ATGGAATTGACCAAGTTTTCATCAAATGCGGGCCGGTTGTTAATTAAGTCATCGCGGGCATTGCTTGCGGTTGTTTTAATGGCGGGATTTGCAAGGGCGGACAGTCTGAATTTTTTGTCGAATCCCGAGCCGGGCAGGCTTGTCGCAACATTTGACTTCGATGGGGAGGCTCCTTCGCCGGTTAAAATTCACTCGCAATATGCCCGAATCACCGACGGCGCCGATTCGATTGACGGAAGCAAGGCATTGGTTGCAAGAGTCGTTGAAGACTCATCAAAATGGACTGTTTGTTTTGAGGTGAAACCGGGTTTGATGAAACCGTATCATTATTATCGTGTTTCATTTGATTATAAACTACTGGAACCGGTCGCGGAAAAAGCGCATCCTTATTTCTATACCAAGCCGCGCAATCTTGACGGCAGGCAGACTGCTCCGACGATTGACGGGCCGGTGCATGTTGTTCTTCGGAAGGTTTACGAAGTCGTCCCGGCAAGCAGCGATGGCGGCCAGTTTGCGCTCGGAATCCGGGGGAGGGGAGCCGTTGCCGTGGATAATATTCGCATTGAAGAGCTGCCGAAATTGGACACCTCGGTTCCCACAGTTATTGATCAAGACGCCTCGTGGAAAAATTTTGCCGGGGTCTGCACGCATATGACGCGCATGAGTTTTTATAAGACAGAAAAAGAGGTTCTTGCGTTGCTTGACAGGATGCAGGCGCTCGGTGTCGGCTGGCTTCGCACGGATTTCGCATGGCGCAATCTGTTCCCGGATTCCTTCGACACCCACGATGCCGAGTTCATGCGCCGTATTGAGTTTGTTGTGGACGAGACCAACCGGCGCGGCATGAGGATAGTTGCAATTCTTTCGGCTCCCCCTAGGTGGGCCTCCACTCATCCCAACGCCCGCTCCACATTGCAATATCCGGCGAAGAACATGGCTGATTATGAGCGTTATGTTCGGTTCATGGCTGAGAAATTCAAAGGACGCATCCATGTGTGGGAGATTGGAAACGAGCCCAACTGGTATAAGTTTTGGCTCGCTCCCTTTTCGGATTATCTGGACCAACTTCACGCCGGTTCACGCGTGCTTCGGGCTGTTGATACGCAAAATTATATTCTTAACGGAGGATTGGCCGCGACGGGCTTTGTCGGCATGTGGGGGGCGAATGTCAGCGCGTTATCGGATTTGCTGGAGCCCAGAAACGCCGCCACTTACGACGCGCTGTCGGTCCACGCGTATCCGAGCCATCCAGACGAATGGCTTTATATGGTGAACAACATCACCGCGTTGATGCGCGAGAAGGGCGTGGATAAACGCGTGTGGGTGACGGAAACAGGATACCCCGTGGCAAACAAGGTGACGGAGCAGGGGCAGGCGGATTTTATGGAGGCGCTGTTTTTAAAACTGGCGGCACATCCTCAAATTGACGCCGTTTTTATCTATAATGCCCGCTGCAAGATCCCTCCGGAAAACGAATTCGAGCGGGGGCTTGGCATCCTCAATACCGATCTCACTCCGCGCCCTTCATATGATCGGTTGCGGCAGATATTCAGCAAGCCCGTCCCCGCCAAAAAACCGGAACTGGGTGTCAAAAAAATTTCCAAACTGCCTTGA
- a CDS encoding glycoside hydrolase family 43 protein, with protein MKIFSTQTLCAIAAILVTALASCAKPEKSVTYKNPLNVAFGDPFVLKASDGKYYMYGTSENEKGFRACVSDDLANWTDIGRVYEGALPESWTLKNFWAPEVYEINKKYYMLFSADWKENPANEQENFRIGVAVSDSPRGPFKDLMNRPIFDPGYPIIDANLWFENGRVFLYYSRCCYKNPVASEVADWAKQRGWFKEIEESWIYGVEIKPDFSGIIGEPRLLLRPPVKMDDTQAEWESRSVTSREVNRRWTEGSFIFKKNGTYYMMYSANYYGGQNYAVGYATSDNPLGPFKKAENNPVLQKNTDNGGDVTGTGHNMVFTHANGTQYCVYHGRTTKTGNRRVVFIDPLEIKPNGQLIVNGPTTTPQIIK; from the coding sequence ATGAAAATTTTCTCAACACAAACACTCTGCGCAATCGCCGCGATCCTGGTCACAGCCCTCGCCTCGTGCGCCAAGCCTGAAAAAAGCGTCACCTATAAAAACCCGCTCAACGTCGCCTTCGGCGATCCGTTTGTGCTAAAGGCCTCCGACGGCAAATACTACATGTATGGCACGTCCGAAAACGAAAAGGGCTTTCGCGCGTGCGTCTCCGACGACCTCGCAAACTGGACGGATATCGGCCGCGTTTACGAAGGCGCGCTGCCCGAATCGTGGACGCTGAAAAATTTCTGGGCTCCCGAGGTCTATGAAATCAACAAAAAATACTACATGCTATTCAGCGCCGACTGGAAGGAGAACCCGGCGAACGAACAGGAAAACTTTCGCATCGGTGTCGCCGTGTCCGACAGCCCGCGCGGACCGTTCAAGGACTTGATGAACCGCCCGATTTTCGATCCCGGCTATCCGATTATCGATGCCAACCTCTGGTTCGAAAACGGACGTGTGTTTTTATACTATTCGCGCTGCTGTTATAAAAATCCCGTCGCCAGCGAAGTCGCCGACTGGGCGAAACAACGCGGCTGGTTCAAGGAAATCGAGGAAAGCTGGATTTACGGCGTCGAGATCAAACCCGATTTTTCCGGCATCATCGGCGAGCCGAGACTCCTGTTGCGCCCGCCCGTAAAAATGGACGACACCCAGGCCGAATGGGAAAGCCGCTCCGTCACCTCGCGCGAAGTCAATCGCCGGTGGACCGAGGGATCGTTTATATTCAAGAAAAACGGCACTTATTACATGATGTATTCGGCCAATTATTACGGCGGACAAAACTACGCCGTCGGTTACGCCACATCGGACAACCCTCTCGGTCCGTTCAAAAAGGCCGAAAATAATCCCGTGCTCCAGAAAAACACCGACAATGGCGGCGACGTCACCGGCACCGGCCACAACATGGTTTTCACGCATGCCAACGGCACCCAGTATTGTGTTTATCACGGCCGCACCACAAAGACAGGCAACCGGCGTGTTGTTTTCATCGACCCCCTCGAAATCAAACCTAATGGCCAACTCATTGTGAACGGCCCGACCACAACACCCCAAATCATAAAGTGA
- a CDS encoding FAD-dependent oxidoreductase has product MPLSYYQPDRQKRDGQHLHADLCIYGATSAGVMAAVEGARRNLSVVLLANTRHVGGLAASGLGYTDFGDFSIIGGLAAEFYRRAGAHYGVEREWRIEPGVAQKLFAGFLREADVEPIPFQYLDTVKVENGRIMSIRMESGLEVRAGHYIDATYEGDLMAKANVPHTVGREGNAKYGELLNGVQVYDQHQFELPVSPYVREGDPGSGLLPGIDPEPLAPLGSGDKRVQAYNFRMCLTRARDRIVFEKPDGYDPLNYELLARYLRGGWSQTFRKFDMIRGGKTDVNNHGAFSSDYIGASHMYPESSYAGRELIFQEHVNHVRGLFWFYCNDPRVPAGLQMEMRRWGLAADEFADSGHWPPQLYVREARRMVSDYVVTEHDCRGYRRADDVVGYGAYGMDSHNCRRVVVDGRVLNEGDVQYGGEPPYPISYRAVVPPRKSVSNLFVPVCVSASHIAFGSIRMEPVFMILAQSCAIAAALCKQRNCDAQDLPYEALKPSLEESAQIISYNPPRMFYPPSELREEMTLA; this is encoded by the coding sequence ATGCCATTATCATATTATCAACCGGATAGGCAAAAGAGAGACGGGCAGCATTTGCATGCCGACCTCTGCATTTACGGAGCCACGTCGGCGGGCGTCATGGCGGCCGTGGAGGGTGCCCGGCGCAATTTGAGCGTCGTCCTGCTCGCAAACACGCGCCACGTCGGCGGGCTTGCGGCAAGCGGATTGGGCTACACCGATTTTGGAGACTTCTCGATCATTGGCGGGCTCGCCGCCGAATTTTACCGCCGCGCCGGCGCCCACTATGGCGTCGAAAGAGAATGGCGCATCGAGCCTGGTGTGGCGCAAAAATTGTTTGCCGGGTTTTTGCGGGAGGCTGATGTCGAGCCGATACCATTTCAGTATCTCGACACTGTAAAAGTGGAGAATGGCAGGATCATGTCCATACGCATGGAGAGCGGGCTTGAGGTGCGGGCGGGGCATTACATTGATGCGACCTACGAGGGTGATTTGATGGCAAAGGCTAATGTCCCCCACACCGTGGGCAGGGAGGGAAACGCGAAATACGGGGAGCTGCTCAACGGCGTCCAAGTGTATGACCAGCATCAGTTCGAGCTGCCCGTGTCGCCTTATGTTCGCGAGGGCGACCCCGGCAGCGGGCTTCTGCCTGGAATCGACCCCGAACCGCTTGCCCCGCTGGGAAGCGGCGACAAGCGGGTGCAAGCCTATAACTTTCGGATGTGCCTGACCCGCGCCCGGGACCGGATAGTTTTTGAAAAACCCGACGGCTACGATCCGCTCAATTACGAGCTGCTCGCCCGGTATCTTCGCGGCGGGTGGAGCCAGACATTTCGCAAGTTTGACATGATCCGGGGCGGCAAGACCGACGTGAACAATCACGGCGCGTTTTCCTCGGATTATATTGGCGCCAGTCACATGTATCCGGAATCGTCATACGCCGGGCGCGAGCTAATCTTTCAGGAGCATGTGAATCATGTGCGCGGGTTGTTTTGGTTTTATTGCAACGATCCTCGCGTGCCCGCGGGGCTTCAGATGGAAATGCGCCGCTGGGGGCTGGCCGCCGATGAGTTTGCCGACAGCGGGCACTGGCCTCCGCAACTCTATGTGCGTGAGGCGCGGCGCATGGTTTCCGATTATGTGGTGACGGAACACGATTGCCGCGGCTACCGGCGCGCCGACGATGTTGTGGGCTATGGAGCTTACGGCATGGATTCGCACAACTGCCGGCGCGTTGTCGTGGACGGGCGCGTGCTCAACGAGGGCGATGTCCAATACGGAGGCGAGCCGCCGTATCCGATCTCATATCGCGCGGTCGTGCCGCCGCGGAAATCAGTCTCCAACTTGTTCGTGCCTGTTTGCGTGTCGGCTTCGCATATCGCGTTCGGCTCGATCCGCATGGAGCCGGTTTTCATGATACTCGCGCAGAGCTGCGCGATCGCGGCCGCGTTGTGCAAGCAGCGGAACTGCGATGCGCAGGATCTGCCCTACGAGGCGCTGAAACCATCCTTGGAGGAGTCGGCTCAAATTATCTCCTACAATCCTCCTCGCATGTTTTATCCCCCGAGCGAATTGCGGGAGGAAATGACACTCGCCTGA
- a CDS encoding glycosyl hydrolase, with translation MDYFGICDGPMNRGDDYLKQCDEIIATGIKWVRMGPSWNRIEKSKGVYDQDYLARCDAVVNRLTANGVNILWILSYTAPWASSSATRPTFHKPANWADWEDFVQFVCTRYKGKITHWEIWNEQDHPSKTFWEDTPADYTVLLQKASAKARAVDSENKILIGGFTGAGAAYLNTLFEEDPALGSYFDIMAYHVYVDSPNMVARYEQFIAVMEQRNIADKPIWITETGYTTNGESSLEVTKADWVDQARVTQFSLPGIQKIFWYDYRCPEPYGDIAMEHFGLELADRTPLKAYYHYQGGDCAETNFALQKAYPTEAAQRLTLTFVDDAGGKAGIEDYADDGSSKLIPAGHYMVCRINDHYIYGNNHGLDSTVTLEVTYWDEGTHDWQLQYQTATTTVQTLTGSRTNTLEWKTQKFTITDHDFKNGQSWGGDFRIFAGTYDALAVSRVAVCREMNPARVILGYTNYNKLMEQVIDTNPSNNAYSIPWTIGGRECRKIENGSKYLYFKVCDGVVRTGDTNVTVGVLYYDAGSDNIVLQYQSTTSDGDTVNAQPIVKTNTNTWKYGTFHLTDAQFDNSRSWKSDFRIYSGADGSPEYIAMVDVRRKDDGDNEPEPPEPPPPGPGDNSDSSGGGGGAVSIWFFLTAAALAIFRRR, from the coding sequence ATGGACTATTTTGGCATTTGCGACGGTCCGATGAACAGGGGCGACGACTATTTGAAGCAGTGTGATGAGATTATCGCCACCGGCATCAAATGGGTGCGAATGGGGCCGTCGTGGAATCGCATTGAAAAATCCAAGGGCGTATATGATCAGGATTACCTCGCCAGGTGCGACGCGGTTGTAAACCGCCTCACGGCGAACGGCGTTAACATACTGTGGATTCTCAGCTATACGGCGCCTTGGGCCTCGTCCAGCGCCACCAGGCCGACATTCCACAAGCCCGCCAACTGGGCGGATTGGGAAGATTTTGTCCAATTTGTCTGCACCAGATACAAGGGCAAAATCACCCATTGGGAAATATGGAACGAGCAGGATCATCCCTCCAAAACTTTCTGGGAGGATACTCCCGCGGATTATACGGTATTGCTTCAAAAAGCGTCCGCAAAAGCGAGGGCGGTCGATTCGGAAAACAAGATTTTAATCGGCGGATTCACCGGCGCCGGCGCCGCATATCTCAATACCTTGTTCGAGGAGGATCCTGCATTGGGCAGTTATTTTGACATCATGGCTTATCATGTTTATGTTGACAGCCCCAATATGGTTGCCCGCTACGAACAATTCATCGCAGTGATGGAGCAGAGAAACATCGCCGACAAACCGATTTGGATTACGGAAACCGGATACACCACAAATGGAGAATCATCCCTTGAGGTGACCAAGGCCGACTGGGTTGACCAAGCGAGGGTGACGCAATTCAGCCTGCCCGGCATCCAGAAGATTTTTTGGTATGACTACCGGTGCCCCGAACCATACGGCGACATCGCGATGGAGCATTTCGGATTGGAGTTAGCCGATCGCACTCCGCTGAAGGCATATTATCATTATCAGGGAGGCGATTGCGCTGAAACCAATTTTGCACTCCAAAAAGCTTATCCCACCGAGGCAGCCCAGCGTCTTACGCTTACTTTTGTGGATGACGCCGGCGGCAAGGCCGGGATAGAGGATTATGCCGACGATGGATCCAGCAAACTCATCCCGGCCGGGCATTACATGGTTTGCCGTATTAATGATCATTATATTTACGGAAACAATCACGGCCTGGACTCGACCGTGACACTAGAGGTCACATATTGGGATGAGGGCACTCATGACTGGCAGCTTCAATATCAAACGGCAACCACCACCGTTCAGACGCTGACAGGCAGCCGCACCAACACATTGGAGTGGAAGACCCAAAAGTTTACCATAACCGATCACGACTTCAAAAACGGGCAAAGCTGGGGAGGGGATTTCCGCATCTTTGCCGGAACATACGATGCGCTGGCGGTGAGCCGGGTTGCCGTTTGCCGTGAGATGAACCCGGCGCGAGTTATTCTCGGTTACACAAATTATAATAAATTGATGGAGCAGGTTATTGACACCAATCCGAGCAACAACGCATATAGCATTCCGTGGACGATTGGCGGTCGCGAATGCCGCAAGATCGAGAACGGCAGCAAGTATCTTTACTTCAAGGTATGCGATGGTGTGGTTCGCACGGGGGACACCAATGTTACGGTTGGCGTTCTTTATTATGATGCCGGCAGCGACAACATCGTCCTCCAGTATCAGTCAACGACAAGCGACGGGGACACAGTCAATGCCCAACCCATTGTCAAAACAAACACCAACACTTGGAAGTATGGCACATTCCACCTCACCGATGCGCAATTTGACAATTCCAGGTCTTGGAAATCCGACTTTCGCATATACTCCGGCGCCGACGGCAGCCCTGAATATATCGCGATGGTGGATGTGCGGCGCAAAGATGATGGCGATAATGAACCGGAGCCGCCTGAGCCGCCGCCACCCGGACCCGGCGATAATTCCGATTCCTCCGGTGGTGGCGGAGGAGCCGTATCGATATGGTTTTTTTTAACCGCTGCCGCCTTGGCGATTTTCCGCCGCCGTTAA
- a CDS encoding helix-turn-helix domain-containing protein encodes MKISNTPMSMHRWSSLKTELLWIYDGIEQSHGETVTADHRNGYWLWLIHKGSVTMACELGMQTATAGQWMLSPHALTTQKFAHDSRILSIHFSCQWPTGENLFTGNQGLVWNAMDTPKLERNAQSLQRLARRHCPSVWLNLYLQSVSYPLFMRFQYALTLFLIEFSEAMIRFGREFSHYGTHDDRLTLALNCIHATPQSSPFPWEYIAKETGLSRKHLDRLFYAHFGTTSRNYWDKIKLDECIRLLETTTLSIKEVGYHLGFKQASHFSTWFAKHSNRSPREHRKHGTQVSAKGIVGDIRGS; translated from the coding sequence ATGAAGATTTCGAATACCCCGATGAGCATGCACCGATGGTCGAGCCTCAAAACTGAGTTGCTATGGATCTATGATGGCATTGAGCAAAGCCATGGGGAGACGGTAACGGCCGATCACAGAAACGGTTACTGGCTTTGGTTAATACACAAAGGCAGCGTGACAATGGCATGTGAACTTGGCATGCAAACCGCCACTGCCGGCCAATGGATGCTTTCGCCCCACGCGCTCACCACGCAAAAGTTCGCCCACGACTCTCGTATTCTCTCGATTCACTTTAGCTGCCAATGGCCAACAGGGGAAAATCTCTTCACGGGCAATCAGGGCTTGGTTTGGAACGCCATGGACACGCCCAAACTCGAGCGTAACGCCCAGTCCCTTCAGCGGCTAGCCAGACGTCACTGTCCCAGCGTGTGGCTGAACCTGTATCTTCAATCCGTTAGCTACCCCCTGTTCATGCGTTTCCAATACGCGCTAACGCTTTTCCTCATTGAGTTTTCGGAGGCAATGATTCGATTTGGCCGTGAATTCAGTCATTATGGCACACACGACGACCGGCTGACCTTGGCGCTCAACTGCATCCATGCGACGCCGCAAAGCAGCCCTTTCCCCTGGGAGTATATCGCCAAGGAAACCGGTCTTAGTCGCAAGCACCTCGATCGATTGTTTTACGCGCATTTTGGCACGACCAGCCGAAACTATTGGGACAAAATTAAACTCGACGAATGCATACGCCTCCTCGAAACAACGACCCTTTCGATCAAGGAAGTGGGCTACCATTTGGGATTCAAGCAGGCCTCCCACTTTTCCACCTGGTTTGCCAAGCATTCGAACCGGTCTCCCCGCGAACACAGAAAGCACGGCACACAAGTATCCGCAAAAGGCATCGTCGGCGATATTCGCGGGAGTTAG